In a single window of the Melissococcus plutonius ATCC 35311 genome:
- a CDS encoding extracellular solute-binding protein gives MKNNKRIKKTLISLLVTVSAIGALAGCGSEKKGSTNAGGEKKTISWMAMLHTPTAPSGDIQEKLEKYTEKKIDFSWVPDASKNERINAALSSKSLADIVSLTDIKNTTVRSALASGMFWDVEPYLKDYPNLAKISKDRLNLARIKGKIYGVPFQKPVARYGILIRQDWLDNLGLKVPHTTKELEKVAQAFTEVDPNKDGKKHKTVGFVERNESFNVGFRALSGYFGAGNWFAVTKKHKIEPSFMQPEYKDAMRWFRNIYKKGWMNSDFSVMTKNDQKDYIVQGKGGIVLTILSDAKNYVNAAKGTDQAGMKWALVNDLTDEKGKRRVLSDTNNGMGGWMAISKQNVKTEKDLKVVLKFINDLMDQKPYKLMTLGEEGIHYKKKADNVYEQINTTKWQQEVQPFSSTRPSELVANYKTTDHYSNLANEKIKENEKYAVLDPTQSLTSETYNTQWSTLIE, from the coding sequence TTGAAAAATAATAAGAGAATCAAAAAAACTCTAATTAGTTTATTGGTAACGGTTAGTGCCATTGGTGCTTTAGCTGGTTGTGGTAGTGAGAAAAAAGGAAGTACAAATGCTGGCGGAGAAAAAAAGACCATTTCCTGGATGGCCATGTTGCATACACCAACTGCTCCTTCTGGTGATATACAAGAGAAATTGGAAAAATATACGGAAAAAAAGATTGATTTTAGTTGGGTACCAGATGCTTCAAAAAATGAACGGATTAATGCGGCACTTTCTTCAAAGTCTTTAGCTGATATTGTCAGTTTAACAGATATAAAAAATACGACTGTCCGAAGTGCGTTAGCTTCTGGAATGTTTTGGGATGTAGAACCCTATCTAAAAGACTATCCAAATCTAGCAAAAATATCAAAAGATCGATTGAATTTAGCACGAATTAAAGGAAAAATTTATGGTGTTCCCTTTCAAAAACCAGTTGCTCGTTATGGCATTCTAATTAGACAAGATTGGTTAGATAATCTTGGACTAAAAGTTCCCCATACAACAAAAGAACTAGAAAAAGTGGCACAAGCATTTACAGAAGTAGACCCAAATAAAGATGGTAAAAAACATAAAACAGTTGGTTTTGTTGAAAGAAATGAATCATTTAATGTAGGATTTCGCGCTTTAAGTGGTTATTTTGGTGCAGGCAATTGGTTTGCTGTTACAAAAAAACATAAGATCGAGCCTTCCTTTATGCAGCCAGAATACAAAGATGCAATGCGATGGTTCCGTAACATTTATAAAAAAGGTTGGATGAATTCAGATTTTTCGGTGATGACAAAAAATGATCAAAAAGATTATATTGTTCAAGGAAAGGGTGGAATTGTTCTAACCATTCTATCAGATGCCAAAAATTATGTTAATGCAGCAAAAGGAACCGACCAAGCAGGAATGAAGTGGGCACTAGTTAATGACTTGACAGATGAAAAAGGCAAACGTCGTGTTTTATCAGATACAAATAATGGAATGGGCGGCTGGATGGCAATCTCAAAACAAAATGTAAAAACCGAGAAAGACTTGAAAGTTGTTTTAAAATTTATTAATGATTTGATGGATCAAAAGCCATATAAATTAATGACATTAGGCGAAGAAGGAATACATTACAAGAAAAAAGCTGACAATGTCTATGAGCAAATCAACACAACGAAATGGCAGCAAGAAGTTCAGCCATTTTCAAGTACTAGGCCTTCTGAGTTGGTGGCAAATTATAAAACAACAGATCATTATTCCAATTTAGCAAATGAAAAAATCAAAGAAAATGAAAAATATGCGGTTTTAGATCCTACCCAATCGCTAACCTCAGAGACCTATAATACCCAATGGTCAACATTAATTGAATGA
- a CDS encoding glycoside hydrolase family 28 protein, whose product MTQSLISLQDFSPIADGISLDTKAFEAAIKVAERQGGGHIVAPPGTYLTGPIRLISNLVFEIQAGATLLFTDDVEQFPIVDSRLEGVKSKAYMPCIYGKNLTNVILTGSGTLDGQGTNWWKLHRETPEKLAYPRPYLIGFDYSSRITISDLNLTMSPSWTVHPMECYDVTIQNISILNPADSPNTDGIDPESCKNLRILNCNIDVGDDCIAIKSGTEQTTTSKSACENITISNCTMVHGHGAVVLGSEMSRNIRNVTISNCVFQQTDRGIRMKTRRGRGGVVENITVSTIVMEDVLCPFVINAYYFCGPKGKEKYVWDKNPYPITKETPCFRSIHFSNIVAKKVRAAEGFIYGLPEMPVQDVSFTNIQIEMDKNGLPGVPAMMTGIDKMQAAGFFLGNTELVQFQQVIVENIKGPVFKEENNQLLLKSNCYQKTEKQLIPYN is encoded by the coding sequence ATGACCCAATCACTTATTTCATTACAAGATTTTTCACCAATTGCAGATGGTATTTCTCTGGATACAAAAGCATTTGAAGCAGCTATAAAGGTTGCTGAAAGACAAGGCGGTGGTCATATTGTTGCTCCTCCAGGTACTTATTTGACTGGTCCTATTCGTCTAATTAGTAATTTAGTTTTTGAAATTCAGGCAGGAGCAACGCTACTATTTACGGATGATGTTGAACAATTTCCTATAGTAGATTCACGTTTGGAAGGAGTTAAATCAAAAGCCTATATGCCGTGCATCTATGGAAAAAATTTAACCAATGTAATATTAACAGGTTCCGGAACATTAGATGGTCAAGGTACAAATTGGTGGAAGCTTCATAGGGAAACACCAGAAAAATTAGCTTATCCAAGACCCTATTTAATTGGCTTTGATTATTCAAGCCGAATCACTATTTCTGATTTAAATTTAACCATGTCACCTAGTTGGACGGTACATCCGATGGAATGTTATGATGTTACCATTCAAAATATTTCAATCTTAAATCCAGCAGATTCTCCGAATACAGATGGCATTGATCCAGAATCTTGCAAGAATCTTCGTATCCTAAACTGTAACATTGATGTTGGTGATGATTGTATTGCTATTAAATCAGGTACAGAGCAGACGACGACTTCTAAAAGTGCATGTGAGAATATTACCATTTCAAATTGTACAATGGTTCATGGACATGGTGCCGTTGTTTTAGGTAGTGAAATGAGCAGAAATATCCGAAATGTCACCATTTCTAATTGTGTATTTCAGCAAACCGATCGTGGTATTCGTATGAAAACCAGAAGAGGACGTGGCGGAGTTGTTGAAAATATTACCGTATCAACGATTGTCATGGAAGATGTCCTTTGTCCATTTGTTATTAATGCTTATTATTTTTGTGGCCCTAAAGGAAAAGAAAAATATGTGTGGGATAAAAATCCCTATCCCATTACAAAAGAAACACCTTGTTTCCGTTCGATTCACTTTTCTAATATCGTTGCTAAGAAGGTACGAGCAGCAGAGGGATTTATCTACGGATTACCAGAAATGCCCGTTCAGGATGTTTCTTTTACAAATATTCAAATTGAAATGGACAAAAATGGCTTACCCGGTGTTCCAGCCATGATGACTGGTATTGATAAAATGCAAGCTGCCGGTTTTTTCCTTGGTAATACCGAATTGGTTCAATTTCAACAAGTAATAGTTGAAAATATTAAGGGACCTGTGTTTAAGGAAGAAAACAACCAACTTCTTCTAAAATCAAATTGTTATCAAAAGACTGAAAAACAACTTATTCCATATAACTGA
- a CDS encoding arabinan endo-1,5-alpha-L-arabinosidase, whose protein sequence is MITTDGVHDPTIIEENGKFYLFSTDTQQPPTTGVPIRTSVDLVHWKFEKSAMKDVPKQAKEWSGAKGLWAPEIIYMNGEYRMYYSASTFGSTTSLIGLASAPHPLGPWKDQGTVIKTNKDLANHNAIDANICLDHKGNPWLVYGSFFGGIYITQINLKTGKLMRKDYGTKIAERLQIVDNAIEGPFIYYNPKTKYYYLFVSFDSLSNSYNIRVARSKEITGPYVDMNGYQMTNLTEQPEKIGVKLLGSYQFRQEAPVFAPGHNSIFKRNDGILFMVHHIRKKPFTEEFALNIRRLFWLENGWPVVSASCFAGEVARQPKQEELMGNWEIVQFENHSDRILSREIYLNKVTRLEHSYLVNDQEFIPYYEMKTNQPTLYLSGLDKNGRAFIAKKMK, encoded by the coding sequence TTGATTACTACTGATGGGGTTCATGATCCAACAATTATTGAAGAAAATGGAAAATTTTATTTATTTTCTACAGATACACAACAACCACCAACAACTGGCGTACCGATTCGTACTTCTGTGGATCTAGTTCACTGGAAATTTGAAAAATCTGCAATGAAAGATGTGCCAAAACAGGCAAAAGAATGGAGTGGTGCTAAGGGATTATGGGCACCTGAAATCATTTATATGAATGGGGAGTATCGAATGTATTATTCGGCATCTACTTTTGGCAGTACGACTTCATTGATCGGACTAGCAAGCGCCCCTCATCCACTAGGTCCCTGGAAAGATCAAGGAACAGTTATCAAAACGAATAAAGATCTAGCAAACCACAATGCAATTGATGCAAATATATGTTTAGATCATAAGGGCAATCCTTGGCTGGTTTATGGTTCATTTTTTGGTGGTATTTATATTACACAAATTAATCTAAAAACAGGAAAATTAATGAGAAAGGACTATGGAACAAAAATTGCTGAACGTTTGCAGATTGTTGATAATGCGATTGAGGGACCGTTCATTTATTATAATCCAAAGACCAAGTATTATTATTTATTTGTTTCATTTGATTCACTGAGCAATAGTTATAATATTCGGGTGGCTCGTTCCAAAGAGATTACAGGACCCTATGTTGACATGAACGGCTATCAAATGACAAATTTAACTGAACAGCCAGAAAAAATTGGTGTTAAGCTATTAGGTAGTTATCAATTTAGACAGGAAGCACCCGTATTTGCTCCAGGACATAATTCTATTTTCAAAAGAAATGATGGTATACTTTTTATGGTTCATCATATCCGTAAAAAACCTTTTACTGAAGAATTTGCATTGAATATACGTCGTCTATTTTGGTTAGAAAATGGCTGGCCGGTCGTTTCTGCTAGCTGCTTTGCTGGTGAAGTAGCTAGACAACCAAAACAAGAAGAATTAATGGGCAATTGGGAAATCGTTCAATTTGAAAATCATTCTGATCGAATTCTCTCTAGGGAAATTTATTTGAATAAAGTAACAAGATTGGAACATAGTTATTTAGTAAATGATCAAGAATTCATCCCTTATTATGAAATGAAGACGAATCAGCCAACGCTTTATTTATCTGGATTGGACAAGAATGGACGAGCCTTTATCGCTAAAAAAATGAAATAG
- a CDS encoding ABC transporter substrate-binding protein, which yields MKHWKRLLVAGIGVLSVGFLTACNGSSQKNKAAGERDSKILQMYQKGDKPDNYDALMKIANKQIKEKTGYKFNIKYIGFGDYEKKMNVIISSGENYDLAFADNYVTNAQKGAFADLTKLAPKYAKDAYNQLDKAYIKGNLVDGKLYAFPVNANVYAKQVLTFNKQYLDKYNLSVDDIHTYKDAEKILEAFHQKEPKIAAFAIGQTFKVQGNYDYPIGNQFPFAVDLNGNKHKIINQYEDKNFIEQLKLMHRWYDKGYIPADASTSTKDYPMEGNTWFVRQETQGPYDYGDTALSSAAGHELVSKAFTEPLKSTAQAQMANFVISNTSKHKEKAMEVLGLLNNDPKLLNGLVWGIEGKAWEKVAGKEDKIKLLNGYKPKTHMATWNTGNNKILYTQDSITDNMIKKRDQSIADAKDSPILGFNFNTKSVKTELSNISNVMNQYMDGLNTGTVDPDETLPKLKEALENAGYNKVLKEIQKQYNQFLKE from the coding sequence ATGAAACATTGGAAAAGATTGCTTGTTGCAGGAATAGGTGTTCTCTCAGTTGGATTTTTAACTGCATGTAATGGAAGTAGTCAAAAAAATAAGGCAGCAGGTGAAAGGGATAGTAAGATTCTACAAATGTATCAAAAAGGAGATAAGCCAGATAATTATGATGCATTAATGAAAATTGCAAATAAACAAATCAAGGAAAAAACTGGTTATAAGTTTAATATTAAATATATCGGTTTTGGTGATTATGAAAAAAAGATGAATGTCATCATCTCTTCAGGCGAAAATTACGATCTCGCCTTTGCAGATAATTATGTGACAAATGCGCAAAAAGGTGCGTTTGCTGATCTGACAAAATTAGCACCAAAGTATGCCAAAGATGCCTATAACCAACTCGATAAGGCCTATATTAAAGGAAATTTGGTGGATGGTAAACTTTATGCTTTTCCAGTAAATGCTAATGTTTATGCAAAACAGGTACTAACCTTTAACAAACAGTATTTAGATAAATATAATTTATCAGTTGATGATATTCACACCTATAAAGATGCTGAAAAAATATTGGAAGCCTTCCATCAAAAAGAACCTAAAATTGCTGCATTTGCAATTGGACAGACATTTAAAGTTCAAGGAAATTACGATTATCCAATTGGAAATCAATTTCCTTTTGCTGTTGACCTAAATGGAAATAAACATAAAATCATCAATCAATATGAAGATAAAAATTTTATTGAACAACTAAAATTAATGCATCGTTGGTATGATAAAGGCTACATTCCAGCAGATGCATCTACGAGTACCAAAGATTATCCAATGGAGGGAAATACTTGGTTTGTTCGTCAAGAAACCCAAGGGCCTTATGATTATGGGGATACTGCCTTAAGTAGTGCTGCCGGACATGAATTAGTTTCAAAAGCGTTTACCGAACCATTAAAATCTACGGCACAAGCACAAATGGCGAATTTTGTTATTTCAAATACTTCAAAACATAAAGAAAAGGCAATGGAAGTATTAGGCTTGTTAAACAATGATCCTAAGTTGTTAAATGGATTAGTTTGGGGAATTGAAGGAAAAGCTTGGGAAAAAGTAGCAGGTAAAGAAGATAAAATTAAATTATTAAATGGATATAAACCAAAGACCCACATGGCTACTTGGAATACAGGAAATAATAAAATTCTCTATACCCAAGATTCAATCACAGATAACATGATTAAAAAGCGCGACCAATCTATTGCTGATGCAAAAGACTCACCTATTTTAGGATTCAATTTTAATACAAAAAGCGTTAAAACAGAATTAAGTAATATTTCAAATGTGATGAACCAATATATGGATGGTCTAAATACTGGAACAGTAGATCCAGATGAAACACTACCAAAATTAAAAGAAGCACTTGAAAATGCTGGTTATAATAAAGTACTTAAAGAAATACAAAAACAATACAATCAATTTTTAAAAGAATGA
- a CDS encoding YesL family protein, which yields MLGKTLENVFIKIWVIIKLNLIFWLFSFSGLLVFGIGPALKTINELFINYKFNDKEITLNTSWSIYKKNLLRGNSLFYTFLLASSFIIYNLFLSVQIQRLSFLIINFLLLFALLFIFTIFQYTLLLDSYYEISFCLLLKLAIISTFANFSAFFKLILGTGIIFFITWRYKGFILFCSIAMIQIWSYYATKKWRMLINERLGIYE from the coding sequence ATGTTAGGAAAAACTTTAGAAAATGTCTTTATAAAAATCTGGGTAATTATTAAGCTAAACTTGATATTTTGGTTATTCAGTTTTAGTGGATTATTGGTGTTTGGAATTGGGCCTGCTTTAAAAACAATTAATGAATTATTCATAAATTATAAATTTAACGACAAAGAAATAACCTTAAACACAAGCTGGTCGATTTATAAGAAAAATCTGTTAAGAGGAAATAGTCTTTTTTATACTTTTCTTCTAGCATCAAGTTTTATTATTTACAATTTATTTTTATCTGTCCAAATTCAACGATTATCATTTCTAATTATTAATTTTTTATTACTATTTGCTTTACTTTTTATATTTACAATTTTTCAATATACTTTACTTTTAGATAGTTATTATGAAATTTCTTTCTGTTTGTTATTAAAATTAGCAATAATTTCTACTTTTGCTAATTTTTCAGCTTTTTTTAAATTAATCTTAGGAACAGGAATAATCTTTTTTATTACTTGGCGATACAAGGGTTTTATTCTTTTTTGTAGTATTGCAATGATTCAAATCTGGAGTTATTATGCGACTAAAAAATGGCGCATGTTAATCAATGAACGATTAGGTATTTATGAATAA
- a CDS encoding LacI family DNA-binding transcriptional regulator yields MVTIKDIAKIAGVSHTTVSRALNNNAKIKPQTRQRIMKIAEDLKYVPNLNAKSLVTNKNYTVGLFFSSIESGTSSSFLANTLKVIYEGLDENYLLSVGAIENITNIDTALRNRFDGILVLSQSDKDDDFIYQAKNLKIPLVVLNRHVEDDSIINIIGDDRQGVKKALQMAYQAGHRKFGLIEGIPNFKSTSERRQGFFDVLSQTDAKLSTQTVKTGDYSTESGKKAMLEILSLKERPDLVFCSNDDMAIGALKACYEQGIKVPDEISLIGFDNIHYSQYTNPSLTTIERPINKMSRLGLSYLVQLMNGESFDQQKQIQLETQVVIRETVKGLN; encoded by the coding sequence ATGGTTACCATTAAAGATATTGCAAAAATAGCAGGCGTATCTCATACAACTGTTTCACGTGCTTTAAATAATAATGCTAAGATTAAGCCACAAACAAGACAAAGAATCATGAAGATTGCTGAGGATTTGAAGTACGTACCCAACTTGAATGCTAAAAGTTTAGTTACCAATAAAAACTATACTGTTGGATTATTTTTTTCTAGTATTGAATCGGGAACATCATCAAGTTTTTTAGCAAATACCTTGAAAGTGATTTATGAAGGATTAGATGAAAATTATCTTTTATCTGTAGGTGCTATTGAAAATATTACTAATATTGATACAGCCTTACGTAACCGATTTGATGGTATCTTGGTTTTAAGCCAATCCGATAAAGATGATGATTTTATTTATCAGGCAAAAAATTTGAAGATTCCATTGGTTGTTTTGAATCGTCATGTAGAGGATGATTCTATCATTAATATTATCGGTGATGATAGGCAGGGAGTAAAAAAAGCATTACAAATGGCTTATCAGGCAGGTCATAGAAAGTTTGGACTTATTGAGGGCATTCCTAATTTCAAGTCAACTTCTGAGAGAAGACAAGGATTTTTTGATGTTCTTTCCCAGACAGATGCCAAATTAAGCACACAAACGGTTAAAACTGGTGACTATAGTACTGAAAGTGGTAAAAAAGCAATGTTAGAGATCTTGTCACTTAAGGAACGCCCTGACTTGGTTTTCTGTTCAAATGACGATATGGCAATTGGTGCATTAAAAGCTTGCTATGAGCAAGGTATTAAGGTTCCTGATGAGATTTCCTTGATTGGTTTTGATAATATTCATTATTCTCAATACACGAATCCAAGTTTGACAACGATTGAGCGTCCAATTAATAAAATGAGCCGTTTAGGATTGTCGTATCTTGTTCAATTAATGAATGGCGAATCTTTTGATCAACAAAAACAGATTCAATTAGAAACACAAGTAGTTATTCGAGAAACAGTGAAAGGTTTAAATTGA
- a CDS encoding ArsR/SmtB family transcription factor yields MQIEINNESLVVFEALASNVRIQIIQLLAKNKLNVKEIAQALNLSSAIITMHIRKLEEAKIIKTEKIGQKKISRLQVDKIQINFPEKIFNAFDVKETSIPIGHYTNYRVEPTCGLATSTDFIGLVDEPKYFMDPNRMDARIIWFAKGFVEYQSPNFLLQDEKLEMIEISMEISSEFPFANDNWPSDITFTLNGIELGSWTSPGDFADIRGRYTPDWYPDNVNQYGLLKTLRIMNHGTYIDGAPLSSIKISDISSHEDIWNLKIQVKETAEHVGGCTLFGRGFGNYDQDIKIKLFYS; encoded by the coding sequence ATGCAGATAGAAATTAATAATGAATCTCTCGTTGTTTTTGAAGCGTTAGCAAGTAATGTACGTATTCAAATTATCCAATTGTTGGCCAAAAATAAATTGAACGTAAAGGAAATCGCTCAAGCATTAAATCTAAGCAGTGCTATTATTACCATGCACATTCGAAAATTGGAAGAAGCAAAAATTATTAAAACAGAAAAAATTGGACAAAAAAAAATTTCACGTCTTCAAGTTGATAAAATTCAGATTAACTTTCCAGAAAAAATATTTAATGCTTTTGATGTAAAAGAAACCTCAATTCCAATTGGTCATTATACAAATTACCGTGTTGAACCCACTTGTGGTCTAGCTACTTCGACAGATTTTATTGGTCTTGTTGATGAACCAAAATATTTTATGGATCCAAATCGAATGGATGCACGAATTATTTGGTTTGCCAAGGGTTTTGTTGAATATCAATCTCCCAATTTCTTATTACAAGATGAAAAACTTGAAATGATTGAAATCTCAATGGAAATTTCTTCTGAATTTCCTTTTGCCAATGACAATTGGCCTTCTGATATTACCTTTACACTAAACGGTATAGAGCTAGGTAGCTGGACAAGTCCAGGAGATTTTGCTGATATTCGAGGTAGATATACTCCTGATTGGTATCCAGATAACGTTAACCAGTATGGGTTGTTAAAAACACTTCGTATTATGAATCACGGCACCTATATTGATGGTGCACCGTTATCTTCTATTAAAATTTCAGATATTTCTAGTCATGAAGACATCTGGAACCTTAAAATACAAGTTAAAGAGACTGCTGAACATGTAGGAGGATGTACACTTTTTGGTAGAGGATTTGGTAATTATGACCAAGATATTAAAATTAAATTATTTTATAGTTAG
- a CDS encoding MFS transporter: MKSNAKKITLLTQLSYGAGNLLGSGALAISGAWLLYFYTTFCGLSIFQATIIFSSSTYLDVVMNPLMGFITDNFYATKLGRKFGRRRFFILIGIPLMLIYPMLWVKNMNFIYYLSTYILFEMTYTAVMIPYETLPIEMTNDFTQRTTITGSKAMFGKVANFLAASIPGVFINIFGKNSPTPFFYTGVVYAAILVVALSFLYFNSWEKPYTEVTSEKTPNVFQSFKKLFVDIFSTFKIKTFRNHLGMYLFSSGAEWLFTATFTYFIVFVLQKPSTFVSELNSMNSILQLISTALFIGICVKKGFTKPFILALIVVITATMGYISIAIFHLPHLTWLVITITFMFGLGTGGVYYVPWTVYTFLADVDEIVTNRRREGVYAGAMTMSGKLVRASIVFLLGIILSLFGFKDGTSTQPLSAQHAIIGVLFFGVCGFALIALFLKTYEIR; this comes from the coding sequence ATGAAATCAAACGCTAAAAAAATCACCCTCCTTACACAACTTTCCTATGGGGCAGGAAATCTTCTAGGTAGTGGCGCTTTAGCTATTAGTGGCGCCTGGCTCTTATATTTTTACACGACATTTTGTGGATTATCAATTTTTCAAGCCACAATAATTTTTTCTAGTTCAACCTATTTAGACGTCGTTATGAATCCACTTATGGGATTTATTACAGATAATTTTTATGCTACAAAGCTCGGCCGTAAATTTGGACGTAGACGGTTTTTCATTTTAATTGGTATTCCGCTAATGCTCATTTATCCTATGTTATGGGTTAAGAACATGAATTTTATTTATTATTTAAGTACATATATTTTATTTGAAATGACCTATACAGCAGTGATGATTCCATATGAAACTTTACCTATTGAAATGACAAATGATTTTACCCAACGAACAACAATAACTGGCTCAAAAGCGATGTTTGGAAAAGTAGCAAACTTTTTAGCTGCATCGATTCCAGGTGTTTTTATTAATATTTTTGGGAAAAATTCACCAACTCCTTTCTTTTATACAGGCGTTGTGTATGCTGCAATATTAGTTGTTGCCTTATCATTTTTATATTTTAATTCTTGGGAAAAACCTTATACAGAAGTTACGAGTGAAAAAACTCCAAATGTCTTTCAAAGTTTTAAAAAATTATTTGTTGATATCTTCTCCACTTTTAAAATTAAAACATTTCGCAATCATTTAGGCATGTATTTATTCAGCTCAGGAGCAGAATGGTTATTTACAGCTACATTTACTTACTTTATTGTCTTTGTTTTACAAAAACCGTCTACCTTTGTTTCTGAATTAAATTCAATGAATAGTATTTTACAACTGATTTCAACTGCCTTATTTATTGGCATTTGTGTAAAAAAAGGATTTACCAAACCTTTTATCTTAGCATTAATTGTAGTTATTACAGCAACTATGGGTTATATTAGTATTGCTATTTTCCATCTTCCTCATCTTACTTGGTTGGTAATCACCATTACGTTTATGTTTGGTTTAGGAACTGGCGGTGTTTATTATGTACCATGGACAGTCTATACTTTTTTAGCTGATGTGGATGAAATTGTAACCAATCGAAGAAGAGAAGGTGTTTATGCTGGTGCAATGACTATGTCAGGAAAATTGGTTCGTGCCTCTATTGTTTTTTTACTTGGTATTATACTATCCTTATTCGGCTTTAAAGATGGCACCTCAACACAACCGCTCTCAGCCCAACATGCCATTATTGGAGTATTATTCTTTGGAGTCTGTGGGTTTGCTCTTATTGCCCTTTTTCTCAAAACGTATGAAATTAGATAA
- a CDS encoding UxaA family hydrolase, protein MQDLIKLHETDDVAVALHPLTKGEVVKIDGTSITINEAIEQGHKLALHDIVEGSNVIKYGFPIGHTTKSIKQVDWVHTHNMATNLSGELKYTYTPHLNVKKYQKENRTFKGYRRKNSQIGVRNDLYIVPTVGCISGIANIVREQFVEKYPDLGPFSNISILSHPYGCSQLGDDFENTRTILMDAVKHPNAGGVLVFGLGCENNIVDEFKEQLGEFDNDRVKFLVAQKVIDEVDTALDLLDQLVEAAKEDKREPIPISELNIGLKCGGSDGFSGITANPLLGAFSDYLVSQGGSTVLTEVPEMFGAETVLMGRAKNEEIFNKIVHLINDFKDYFLQFNQPVYENPSPGNKAGGITTLEDKSLGCTQKSGTSVVNDVLLYGEKLRTSGLNLLEGPGNDLVATSALASADCHIILFTTGRGTPFGNYVPTIKVATNNQLFEKKKHWMDFNAGQLLDRPMEEVLEEFIDYIIEIASGTQTNNEKNNIRDLTIFKTGVTE, encoded by the coding sequence ATGCAAGATTTAATTAAATTACATGAAACAGATGATGTTGCGGTAGCCTTGCACCCATTAACAAAGGGAGAAGTTGTTAAAATTGATGGTACTTCCATTACTATAAATGAAGCAATTGAGCAAGGTCATAAATTGGCTCTTCATGATATAGTGGAAGGTTCAAATGTAATCAAATACGGATTTCCAATTGGACATACAACAAAATCAATTAAACAAGTTGACTGGGTACATACACATAATATGGCGACTAATCTTTCTGGAGAATTGAAATATACCTATACACCACATTTAAACGTTAAAAAATATCAAAAAGAAAATCGGACATTTAAAGGTTACAGACGAAAAAATAGTCAGATTGGTGTAAGAAATGATTTATATATAGTACCAACAGTTGGTTGTATTAGCGGTATCGCCAATATAGTAAGAGAGCAATTTGTAGAAAAATATCCTGATCTTGGTCCATTCAGTAATATTTCTATCTTATCTCATCCTTACGGTTGTTCACAACTAGGCGATGACTTTGAAAATACTAGAACGATTTTAATGGATGCAGTCAAGCATCCAAATGCAGGTGGTGTTTTAGTATTTGGATTAGGCTGTGAAAATAACATTGTTGATGAATTTAAAGAACAATTAGGAGAGTTTGATAACGATCGAGTAAAATTTTTGGTGGCTCAGAAAGTGATAGATGAAGTAGATACTGCACTTGATTTACTGGATCAATTAGTAGAAGCAGCCAAAGAAGATAAAAGAGAGCCGATACCTATTAGTGAATTAAACATTGGCTTAAAATGTGGCGGCTCAGATGGATTTTCTGGTATTACAGCAAATCCATTATTAGGAGCCTTCTCTGACTATTTAGTTTCACAAGGTGGTTCTACAGTTTTAACAGAAGTACCTGAAATGTTTGGTGCAGAAACTGTATTGATGGGAAGAGCCAAAAATGAAGAAATTTTCAACAAAATTGTTCATTTAATTAATGATTTTAAAGACTATTTTTTACAGTTTAATCAGCCAGTCTACGAAAATCCTTCACCTGGCAATAAAGCTGGAGGCATTACGACACTTGAAGATAAATCATTAGGTTGTACACAAAAATCTGGTACCTCAGTAGTCAATGATGTCCTGCTTTATGGAGAAAAATTACGGACATCTGGTTTAAATCTTTTAGAAGGGCCAGGAAATGACTTAGTTGCAACCTCTGCTCTTGCTTCAGCGGATTGCCATATTATTTTATTTACTACAGGAAGAGGAACTCCTTTTGGTAATTATGTGCCAACGATTAAAGTAGCGACAAATAACCAATTGTTTGAAAAGAAAAAACACTGGATGGATTTTAATGCAGGCCAATTATTAGATCGACCAATGGAAGAAGTCCTGGAAGAATTTATTGATTATATTATAGAAATAGCTAGCGGAACTCAAACAAATAATGAAAAAAATAATATCAGAGATTTAACTATTTTTAAAACTGGAGTTACAGAATAA